From the Callithrix jacchus isolate 240 chromosome 22, calJac240_pri, whole genome shotgun sequence genome, the window GTGACGACAAGAGTGGGAGCTGGTGGGGGAAGATCCCCAGCGCCCCACAGCTGCCCCCCACTCTGGCAGGAAATGCCACGCTTGGGAGGGTCTCCAGTCTCGGGTGGGGGCTGCCTGTCCTCTACCTTTGGATTCCAGGCAGTTGTGACAACACCAGCTTTCTATCAGCAGAGCTATTAATAGTGTTTCAGGGAGTGACAGGGAGAAGGCTCTGAAGTCTGGAAGTCCGGCCCTGGGGCAGGGTGTTCTGCTCACAGCTAGTACCAGGTGGAAGGGGCAGGGCCCCTGAGTCAAGACCCCCGAGTCCTCCGTGTATATGGCAGGGCACAGCATGGGGAGGGCTGTAACAGAGAGGCCTCTCATCCAGAAGGGAAGGAGCCCTGGGCAGGAAGTGACCTGGGACGCGTCTCCCAGCATCACCAGGGCTGGGAGAGGCAACCCGGGTAGGACATGGTGGCTGGGGTCTTCAGCAATCGCGTCCAGGGtctccctcctccagctcctgtCCCTAAGTCTTCAGCACCATTGTTGTGTGAGGCCACGGGGTCGGGGCCGCGCTGGGTCACAGTTCCAAGGGCTCCTCCACAGGCACTGACTGGAGCTGTGTCAGAACCTTGGCCTCAGCTTCTAGCCCCTCATCAACCTCGCCCCCTGCAGTGGCCCCCAGGAGCAGCCCCTCAGGGTCAGGGTCTGGCAGCCTCAGCACGGTGTGGGAGGCCTGCGTCCCCAGCCCCTTTTCTGTTTCCAGCAGCCCCTCTGTTCCTGCACTTAGTTCCAGCGCTGCTGGCCAGACTGGCACAGCCGCAGGTGACAGCATCAGCCCCTCCGGCGGGGCTGCTGGGAAGCTGGGCAGGAGGCCGGGGGAGTCAGGGGAGAAGGGCAGGCTGGCGCCAGAGGTGGTGGCGGCGGGAGGTGGCTGCTGCGTGGAGAGGGTGCCTAGGGCATGGGCCTCTGAGAGAGCAGGGCTGGGGGCCACTGGGAGGCCTCCCTCAGGCACAGAGATGGCCGTCTCTGGcttcaagggcagggccaggccagggCCTGGTGGCAGGACCTGGGAGACGAGCATGCTGGTGGGGAAGGTAGCGGTGAGGATGATCTTGCCCTGCTGCACGGCCACACCCGTCACGATGGGGCTCCCAGACACAGGATTGGCTAGGAGGAAGTTTCCTGTGGGGAGAGAGGGGCCCAGCGTAGGTGAGAGCCCTGGGAGAGCCGGCCAAGCCAGGCAGAggtggagactgtggcaggagggTGGGCGGAGGGAGCCTTCCAGTGGGGCACTGGGACTTGCCAGGGATGAGATGCCCCCCAGGAGCCCACAGACAGCCCCTCCCTCTCTGAGATGACTGCACCTCCCTCCCCTGGCTCTTACCCAGGTCTGAGGGAAGAAAATGGGGGTACCTGGGGCAGTGGCCGAAGGCAGCTGCAGGGCAGTCACGCCCACCCCGGAGTTGATCAGGTGCACGTTGGCAGGGCCTGCTGCGGCTGCCACCTTCACAGGGCTGCCTGGCCCGGCGGCCAACAGCTGCAGTGGCCCCACAGCTTGGGGCAGGGTCACCACCTGTGAGGTGGGCACCACCTGGGGCAGGTTCAACAGTGGGGAAGTGGGGCTCAGCCCCGTGGGGtaccctgggggtggggagagtggcACCACTTGCGGGGCAGCCACAGCAGGCACTGGCCCCGGGGGCAGAGGAAAGGTGGCAGCTGGTGGGGGGCCAGGCACCACTTGGGGCAGGGGCCCTGGGACCTCCTCTCCAGGGGCTGGTCCCGAAGCAGCCACCTGGGCCCCTTTGGTCTCGGGGGCCTCTGGCTGGGCCTCCTCCAGCCGCACCTCCCCTGTCTGAGGGTCCAGGACCAGGGAGGTCTTGGCCTCACTGGCCCCCTGAGGGCTGGGCTGCGGTGGAGGGGCACCCCCGCCCCCGGTGAGCAGCAgcgggcccaggctggaggcctcGCCCAGGGCCAGGCCATTGATGATGACAGGACCCCCGTTGAGGAGTACTGCTGGGGAGCTGCTGGCAGCCAGGAAGCTCCCATTCACCaggatggaggaggaggcagggcacGGCGCAGGAGGGCTGGCCCCTGCCAGGAATATGGAGCTCTGGGCTGCTGCCTCGGCAGACACTGGGGCCGCCCCTCTCTCCAGGTCCTCAGGACTTCGGCTGGACTCGTCCTCAGTCATGGGATTCCCATCAGACTCGCTGGCCAGAGAAATGGCTGTTAGCTGGGGTCCCTTAGACTGTGGGGCCTCCTGCAGAGCCAGCTGGCTGCTCTCCCACTTTTCCCAGGCCCAAGCTTCAGCGGATCATTCCAGGAGTTATAAAGCCCCTCTGAGACCACCCAAAACCCGAGGGCCTTTTGCAAGCTATGTGTGGACACCACTGCAGAGAAGCGCTGGGAAGAGGCCCTTGCTCTCCCCATGCCTCGGCCTGGGGTCTTCAGGCTAAGCCCTCAGGTTGCCCTAAAAGTTCCTTGGTTGGGTGGAAAACAGGCGAGTGgcctggagagagggaggaggcgcCGCCAGCCCAGTTCCCGGTGCCCTCCCCGCGGGGCGTCAGAGAAGGGAGAGGCCAGCGCtcagggtgggaggggaagggcTTGGGTTACAGGGAAACCAGAGCTGGGGAAGGTTCACGTTTCACAACAAAGGCAGACGACGGACCACGCTGTCCAGGCCCGGAGGGGGTGTGGGGGCGGGTGGGAAAGAGTAACGGGCAGGGAAGAAAGGGGGCTGGAAAGCAGCTCCTACGCGGGGTGGGGTGGGCACAGGCCCGTCTTCTTTCCTCAACCCTTCTAGTGCGCCGCGCAGTGTGGTCCCCAACACCGATGGGACTTGGGCAGGAGCTCGGAATGGAGCCGCGGTTAGAGGGGACGTGTGCTGGGCAGTGATACCGGGGAGAAGGCTCGGGCGAGTGCCTATGCCGTCCACGCTTAGTCCCCGCGCCCCGCGGGCACCCAGGACTTGAGCGGCAGGAGTCCGAGGACCTCAGCGTGCCGGCCCCAGCAGTGGGCACAGGGGAGGAGAGCTGGTGGACGGGATGTCCCCGGGAAAGTGGGACTTGTGCCTCCCGAGGCCCCTCACCTCTTGCAGGGCGCGCCGCCACTGGCCCCGGTCCGATCGCGCTGTCGCCGGTTCTTGAACCAGTTGCTGACCTGCGTGAGCGAGAGGCCGGTGAGCGTGGCCAGGCGGCGCTTCTCGTCCGGCGTGGGGTAGCGGTTGCCGCGGTAGCAGGCCTTGAGCGCGGCACGGGAGCGCTCCTTGAAGCAGTAGACTGTCTCCTCGCCGTCCCAGATGGTCTTGGGCAGCGGGAACTTCTTGCGCAGTCGATACTTGTCCACTGCGCCCAGCGCGCGGCCGCGGGCCCGCTCGGCCTCGTGGTAGCGCGCGCGCAGGTAGAGGTCCTGCAGGAAGGCGTGGTGGGCGGCGGGGAAGGGGCGGCTCTCGAGTAGCCGGTAGAGCTCGGCGTACTCGCCCCGCTGGAAGGCCACCAGGGCCCGCGCGCGCAGCACCGGGTCGCTGCCACGTAGGCGCTCGGCCGGGGGCAGTGCGCCTAGGAAGCGGCTCAAGCGGCCGGCGTGGCCCGCCTGGAGCAGCGCCTCGCAGACACACGCCACCTGCTCGGGTGAGAAGCGGAGGCCCGTGGGCGGTTCGGCAGCGGCCTCGGGGGGCGACCCGGGGACGCCCGGGGATCCCGGGCCCTCCGCTCCCGCCGCCGCTTCACCCGCCCCGGCCCCGGCCGCTGCCGCCGCCTCACCCTCGGCCGCCTGCAAAGTCTGCAGGAGCTGGcgtgcttcctcctcctcctcttcggTCGCCGTGGCCGCCACCGCCTCCCCCCCGGCCGCCGGCCCCACGCTCGGCTCCGCAGGCAAGGTAGCCATGTTTTGCAACTTTGGGAagttcctccctccttctcttcctcccttgggctttccccagccccctcccccacctgTCCCCCCTTTTCGCCCCACTCCCCGCGCTTCTCGATCTCCCCAGGCCAACCCTGCGCCCCACAGCGGGAAGGCAAGACCCAGCTCTCCACCCGGTCtctgtccctgtgtgtgtgtgttcgtccCTCTCCCCGTCTGTCCGTGATTCTCCCTTTGTTTTCCCTCCGCCTCTGGCCGCGCTTTCGGCCTCCCCCCGCGTGTGCTTCTggctcagggcctcagtttccccatcggGACAACGCAGAAGGTAACGGGCCGTCCAGGAGGGCTAAGGGCGCGAAGCGTCCGCTCCGAGACTGCGCTTCTGCACGCCTCCGTCTCCAGGGTCCTCTGCAGGCCCCCACATTCCCCATCTCGGCCTGCGCTCCGCCCCTCGGAATTCCCGGCTCCGCAGGGGGGGCGGGTCTGGCCGGGAGGAGGGGCGGGGAACGGGCCAGAAAGTTTGCAGCAACTTTTCTGGAGCTTGCGTCCCCAGAGCGGATGCGCGTGGCGTACGCAGGCGCAGTGGAAGGAGGATGGCCGCGCGCGCTACCAGCCCAGCCCCCTTCTTCTAGTCGCTTGGTGCCGCAGCTGGGCCACAGCTGGGCGTGGGCGGTGCCTCCGGGTGGCCCGCTCACCCTCTATTGGCCAGACGCCAAAGCCCCGCCCCGTGGCTTTTCCTCCCCCACCGCTGATTCGTCCGCTTCACGTCCCGCTAGCTCCTCTCAAACCTTCGGCCGCCTCCACTCGCCTTCGGATTGGCTCGCTGCGCAGCCTCCTGCCTAAAACGCAAACCGGGGACACTGCAGAGTCCAGGGCTTTGGACAGATGGAGGGCCTTTTATTCGCGAGGGTCGGGAGTGGGGTCCTAGGTGGGGAAAGACAATAAATACCGAGGAATGTCGGGGTCTCAGTGCACCCAAAACGTGGATCGGGGTGTTGGGGGTCCTGCAGCCTGTCAGCGAGTCGGAGGACGAGGTCAATAAATATCCAAACCGCCAAGGCGGGTGGAGCCGGCTGGGGCTCCGAGAGCGGCGCACGTGAGGAGAGGGGCGCGGGATCCCCCGAAAAAGCGGGGTTGGCAAAAGCAAATATCCCGAGTAAGCGGGCAGAGGTCGCGCCGGACACTCCCTGGAGAGCAGGGCATCATGCCCAAGGGGGATTTGCGGTTTCCTAGCCGAAGTTGGGTGGGGGGTGCGTGGAGGGTGGAACACGGACAGCCCGACTTGCCGCCTTTTCAGGCTCGCAGTTTGCCCATCCACGTCGTGGCCTCAGCCTAGCCGAAAAAACGAAGTGGCCTGCGATTCCcccagcagcagtagcagcagcattCCCGGCTATAAGGCCCCCTCGAGCCCTGTTTGCCGGCCGCGGAACCGGCTCCTCCCTCCCCGGCCACCAGGGTGCGGGCCCGGATCACAGGACTGGAACTGGGCGGAGACCCACGCTCAGAGCGGTGTGAACTGGCAGGCGGTGGGCGCGGCTTCTGTGCCGTTCCCGGTGCGCTCAGTCTTCCAACAAGGCCCCCGAGTCGAAGAGAGTTCTAGGGTTCAGGGGGCGAGGGCGGCTCCAGGACGGCGCCAGATTGGGGTGAGTTGGCCGGCGTGGGCCACCAACCCAGCGCAGCCCAGGGTGGCGGCACTAGCCAGAGCAGCGGCGAACAGGAGCAGGGAAAGCGCCTCCGATAGGCCAGGCCTAGGGACCTGCGGGGAGAGGGCGAGGTCGGCACCCGGCACGGCCCTCTGATTGGCTCCTGGAACTTGCCCCGCCTACGCCCATAGGTGGGCCCGCACTCCTCCCTGCTCCTCGCCCCCCTCCCCAACAGTCTGCAGTTGCTGTTAATCCACTCGCAAGCCTCGAATCCCCTCCGAACTTGTCATTGGCTGCTTCCTAGCGGCCTGTGTTGATTCGCTGCCCGAGGATCCTGCCTCCCGCGGTGGGACCAGCCCCGCAAATGCGCAGCTAAGCGGGTGGCACTGGGCGGGTGGAGCTAGGGGCGCGGCGGCGGAGGGGGGGGCGTGGGCAGCCGGACGTACCCTGGCAGGGAGCAGCAGGTGGCGGCGGTGCATGGGGCCTGGCCCCACCAGCGGGCACTGGCCCAGAGCCACGGCCGGGGGGCCATCTAGCTGGAGAGAGAAGGGACAGGTGACCCGATcggagcccagcccagccctcggCGGTGGGGCGAGAGACAGTGAGGGGAGTCGAGGCCGGGGAGGTTATCTAGGGAGATCCCAGAGGGGATCTGGTGAGACCTGAACCGAGGGAGATCTGGGACTGAATGAAGGGCTTCTCCCCTCTGAAGTCGCAAAGAGGTAGGGTGAGCCCTGTATCTGGACGGGGAGACCAGGAGCCAGGGAGGGAGTCTGCAGAGTGGGCAGCAGGTCTGAGGCAGGGAAAAGAGAGGGGTCTTACATGGGAAGGTGGATCCATGGCCCGGGGACTGGGGACCCCCGTGACAgctggaaggagaagaaagaggcatAGGGCGCGTGGAGGGGCGAAAGAGGGCAGTGGCGCGGCGTGCCCCAGCATGGgtccctctcctcccccaggTGTCCATACACGCCCCCACGAAGCAGACGGCCCACCTCCTCCCGGCCCTCGGGAAGGGGACGCTTGAGGGACTTGCCTGTGGCTCCCTCTGCCTGCAGCAACTCCATGCGCTCTTGCAGCTGCCGGACGTGCGCCTCCAGGTCCCGGTTCCGAGCCTCAGCCTCGCGTAGTTGACTGTGGGGAAGTAAGGACGGTGAGTCCGTCTGGGCTGGACGAGAGGGGCTGCCAAGGGTTGCCACAGGCCCCGAGCCCCGACCCTGACCTGGCGAAGTTCTGGTTGGCCGTGCGGATGGCTTCCATCTCCCGGCTCAGGCTCTGCCGGGTGAGCACTTCCTCCTCCAGGGCCTCCTGGAGCTCCCGCAGCGTCACCTCGGCCTCAGCCTCCGCCGCAGGGATAACAGCTGGAACTGCCACTTCGGCCTGTGTACGGGAACCAGGCTTATGGCTGCCTGTGGCTCCTGAAAGACTCAGGACTTGGGCACTGGTTCCAGGCGTGGGATTCTCGCTCGTCCCCTACTCCTCCACCCTCTCAGGATTTCTGGAATCGCCATCGCTTCTGCAATGATCCAAGCCCCCTCCCTTCCCTACTcccctcagccccagccctgagTCTGGTCCCCTCAATCAACATAGGGACTAGAGGGCTAGTCCTAAAACACTAACACAACTTGACCCTGACTCTCTGCTTCTCAAAATCCCTCCAGCTCCCTAATGCCCTCAGGACAAAAGGTCTTGCCGGTTGTTTTCTGCTGGCCTCTTCAGCCATCTCAGGAATGATTCAGCCAAACTATGTGACTTTCAGGAACAAACCAGGATTCCCACCTGCCCAAGGCCTTTGCCCTTAAGGTCGTGCCTGACCATCTGGCACTTTTCTTTTTCACCAGCTCTCAGTTCAAAGATAAGCTCCTCAGATCCCCTGCAACACACACACCCTTAAACGCCCTGCTGTAACTCCTTCAGTAAGCTCCCAGAGGGCCCCACAGTGCACCCCACCCAGGAAGCCCTtgccttttctcttctgtttgtCCCTGATGGACCCTCCCCTCTACCAACTTACTGTTTCATCTGGTGGGGACACCGAGGGCTCCAGGCTGGGCGCTTGTACATGTGGCTCAAGCAGCTGCTCAGCCTCCAGTTCCATGGGTGTGGGGCCTGGGACCTCACTGTccctggggagaggaggagggagtagAGAGGGAGACAGAATGCTGATTCTTGAACGGAGAACCAGGAACTCCTGGCCTGTGGATAAGGGGCAGCTGCTTCAAAGACCACCTGATCCGAGGAAGGGGAGCGGCAGAGTGAAGAGAACAGTCCCAGGTGGGCTGACAGCCCTTCCCCTGCTTACGAGAAGCCCTGGCCTTGGGCCCCTGGGAGCTGCTCTTTATAAACCTTCTGCAGGAACTCAGGGTCCAGACCCCCATGTTCTAGGGTCAGTTCGTCTCCTCCTTTGACATGTGACCTCTGCAGACCTGATGAGGGAGACTGCTTGACTCTGGCCACCTCCACAGATGTGGTCCTAAGACTGGGAATGGGACCCTAAGATGGCGACTCCAGGTCAGCACACCCTGCTTAGCTGTGGGAAGGGGACAGCCCCTCCCTGGGGTAAGAAGTGGCTGTCCCCTACAACCCAGCACTCTCTCCTGTGGGAACATGGCTCAGGACCTAGCTATCCTGGACATGCACCCGGGTCTAACAGAGGATGGGTTCAATCCTGTGGGTTCAGGCCCCACAGCGGTTCAGAATCGAGTTGGCATTCATTAACCGTAAGAAATGGCATTTGTAATGTTTTCCAGTAATAAAAGCTGATTAGAAAACCACCTGTTCTCGTAGAAAAGGTagtatggagagaaaaaaaaccccacctgTTCTACAGTAGTTAAACATGTCTCTGTGCACGTGAGCCAGGGACCACTGCCGTCTGGTGAGCTCACAAGATACTGACTTCCTTGTCCTTATCTGTATTTTGTGATTGTGATCAGCAATGCATGATGTGTATGGCCTCACACTAGCCCCAGCTGGAACCTATCATGCCTCACTGAAGCCCCAAACTCCAGGCTCAGGTGagcctcctacttcagcctcttgagtagctaggactgcagggacagaccaccatgcctggctgaattttttcaattttctgtatatatatatgtgtgtgtatatatatttatttatttattttgagtcgaagtttcactcttgttccccaggctggagtgcaatgacgtgatctcagctcaccgaaacctccatctccctggttcaagttattctcctgcctcagcctcccaagcagctgggattacaagcatgggccaccatgcccagctaattttgtatttttagtagagatggggtttccccatgttggtcaggctggtctcaaactcccaacctgcggtcgtctgcccacctcggcctcccaacgtgctgggattgtaggtgtgagccaccgtgcctggccagctctGAGCTTTTAGAAATGAATCTAACATTCTGAAGTACATATATCTGAGATTTTAAGGTCCTCCAACTCTGGCTTCTTAGGAGTCCATGTTCCCAAAACAATAAGGTTCCAAGACTGATCCTGTAACTCCTGGCCACCGAGGAGCAGGCCCCGGGAAGCCCAGGCAGCCTGAGGGCCTCTGGAGACCACCCAGGGTCGTGCTTACCTGAGGGCCATGCAGGAGTAGGAGTAGCCCACGAAAGGCAGGTGGACCCCCAGCGGCGCACCTTCCTGAATGTCCGACAGTGTCTCCTGCGCAAGACACAGAGATGTCATCTGCAGTCCTCAGGGTGGGCCCCTTACTACTTTTTGATCATGGCTTACGTGTTCCCCCCAAGCCAGCCCCAACTCAAGGTTTATCTAAAGTGGCCCctccatcatttttttcttttttggtgacacggagtctcgctctgtcacccagtctggagtccggtgacacgatctcggctcactgcaatctctgcctcctgagttcaagcgattctcctgcctcagcctcctgagtagctgggattacaggcacatgccactacacccgactaattttttatatttttggtagagatgggtttgaccaggatggtctcaaacttctgacctcaacttCCACCCGCCTGGACCGTCTTCCAAAGTcttggggttacaggcctgagccactgcacctggccattttttcttttctttttttttttaaatgtagacacGGGTCGCTCTACGTTGCCtaggggtctccctatgctgcccaggttagTCTGGTTACAAActctgggcttaagcagtcctcccacctcagtctcccaaagtactgggattacaggtatgagcactgtgcccagcccacttcttttttttttttagatggagtctcgctgtctcccagcctagagtacagtggcacaatcccatcccactgcaacctccacctcccaggtagaagtgattctcctgcctcagcctcctgagtagctggcattacaggcatgagccaccacgcctacgttttttacttttattttaaaattatttattattatttttttgagatggagtctcactctgtctcataggctggagtgcagtggcgcgatcccggctcactgcaacctctgcctcctgggttcaagtgattctcctgcctcagcctcctgagtagctgggagtcaggctcctgccaccatgtctggctaattttttgtatttttagtagagacagggtttcaccatgttagccaggatggtttcaatctcctgacctcgtgatccacctgccttggcctcccaaagggctgggattacaggcatgagccacctcacctggtaagttttgtatttttagtagacacagggttttaccatgttggccaggctggtctcaaacatctgacctccagtgatctgcccgcctcagtctcctaaagttctgagattacaggtgtgagccaccttgcccagcctattttttaatttcaatgtaattttatcttatactgcactccagcctgggcaatttcaaagtaattttatCTTACactgtctctctgttgcccaggctggagtgcagtggcataatcccagctcatgcagctttgacctcccgggctcaaatcatcctccatgttagcctccaaagtagctgagtaTTCAGacatatgctaccacacccacccaaatttgtatacatttttgtagagacagggtctcaccacattgctcaggctggtctcggactcctggactcaagcaatccacccgattcggcctcccaaagtgctagggttacagacgtgagccactgtgcctggccccaccaTTTTTTCTTGAATCCTGTTGCTTCCCTTCAGGGCACCTGCCACACTCTCCATAATTCTCTAATTCTCTAGACTGCAAGTgggtgagggcagggaccagAGCTGATCTGGTCAGTGCTGCATCCCAGAATTGTCTGGAAAAGGGCACCCATAGCCAAGCAAGCATTCCACAACAGCTTGTTACATGGTGGAGAGAGGAGTCCTCTCCTGCTTCTCATCCCTCCAAGTCTCAGCTCTGAAGCTTccccctccaggaagccctccaggACCTTCCTTGCTGAGTCAGGAGCCCCCCACCACCTGCACTCCGTTGTCTCAGCCCTGATCACTCTGGAGCCTCTCTGTCTAAGGCTGGTCTGCGTTCCCCCACTGGACTGTAAGGCTAGGTCACTGCTGGGTCCTCAGCACTAGGTgagcacagagcaggtgctctGGGGAGAGAGTGATTCAGGACCCCAGGAGGGAGGCACTGTCCTTACTCCAACTTTATAGAGAGGGGATGGGGAGGCTCCCGCAGCCAAGCAGGGGCCGCAGGTACCTACCCCGCCCCCGCTCACCATGGCAGTGAGCCCGTCCTCCACCAAGTCGAAGTTGCATGTGTCGGTGGCACCTTCGAAATCCGGTGTAAAGGGGGGCATGCTGTCCCGGAGACCATCCCAGTCGAGGCCAAAGAAAAAAGGATGTGTCCGGAAGTCGCCTGCTCCACCCCGGCCCAGCCGTATCTCCGGGGGACAGAGGAGCTGCTGGATGAGGTCTCGAGCCTCCTCAGGGACCCCTTCATCTGCCAGCGGCAGAGAGAGGTGCTCCTGctcagaggaagagggagaggaggtgatAGCCTGGGAGCGCCCACGGGGAGAGGTCAGGGCTCTCTGGGGCTGCGCTCACCCTGTAGTGGACAATCTTGCCGTAGGTCTCTGCCGTGGAGTCCGCGTAGAAGGGCGTCTGCCCATAGAACATTTCATAGGCGAACACGCCTAGCGCCCACCAGTCACACTCGGGCCCGTAGCTGCCTGTCCCAGGCCTACCGCCCACAGCCTGCAGGATCTCAGGGGACAGGTAGTCCGGCGTACCCACAGCCACCATAGATCGCACCTGGACCAAAAGGAGCAGAGCAAGGCTCAGACCCATCCCTCTGGGCCCTTCTTCCAACCACTCCCGAATATTTATCCCCTCCCTCTGCCGGGTCTAAAGCTCCGCCACACAATGCACACTTAGGCCTGGGtcacctcctccttcccctccaaaTCCAGTCCCGCCCCCACACTCTGTGCCTCCCATCCCTCATCAGCGGCCTGAATTGCTCTGCAGCTGGCTCCGGCTCACCGTTCCATCAGCCCGCAGCTTGAGGCAGGAGCCGAAGTCAGCCAGGCGGATGTGGCCGCAGCGGTCCAGCAGGATGTTGTCGGGTTTGATGTCCCTGCACCGAGGAAAGAAGGGTGGGAGAAGTGAACCTCCCTCCCGTGGTCCCACCAGGCTCCGCCCCCTCTGAGCAGTGCCGCCTGAAGCCCCACCTCCTCGAGTTCTGCTCCTGTGGGGATTCTACAGTTCTGGACCCTACTCCCAGGCACCTCCCTCGTTGGGCTCCAACCAAGGAGGTCCCTCTCTAGGCCCTGCCCTCTTTGGGCTCCGACCTTCCAGGAACCCTGCCAGGGAACAAGCTTGCTATCCCCCCCGCCCCAGCCCTCAGCCATTACGCGCCCACCTGTGCACGTAGCCGAGCCGGTGCACCGAATCTATGGCCATGACAATCTCGGCCAGGTAGAAGCGCGCCATCTCGGCCGGGATCCGCTCCCCAAACTTGCTCAACAGCGTCAGCAGGTCCCCGCCCACGTAGTACTCCATGACCAGGTACTGAGAGGGGGTGCGTCATGGGTGGTCGGTAGTCCCCCGAGGCCCTGATTCATCACGGATGGCCGGGACAACCACTCCCAGAGACACCCCATCCCTGAGCAGagacctgcagccccagcccagagAGAACTATAGAGATCTGCCGGGCCAAATCAGGCCACCTGCGGCCCCGCTCCCCACGCCccggaaaaaaacacaaaaaacctttcCCGGGATGTCACTAGGCAGATTCACTCCCCTTGAGAAGTTCTGGGAAAAAGAACCCAAAGACCGCTCAACACCCAGAGAACAGGTCCCAGACACTCCTTGCCTAGGCAGTGGCCTCGTTAGAATTCCGAAAGAGCCATCCCATTCCAGATAAGAGACTATCCCAACATAGACATCTTTATAAAAGAGTCGCCCCAATCGGCCCCAGAAACGGGCAGTGAGAGACACCATCCCCGCCCCAGATAAGGAAGGCCCCTCATCCAAGTGACACACCCTCTTACCGCACACAGACTCTCCCACAGGCGTCTCCAGGCAGCGCCCCCAATCCTAGagcctcctctccccacctcctcgTCCAGT encodes:
- the DMPK gene encoding myotonin-protein kinase isoform X5 → MSAEVRLRRLQQLVLDPGFLGLEPLLDLLLGVHQELGASELAQDKYVADFLQWAEPIVGRLKEVRLQREDFEILKVIGRGAFSEVAVVKMKQTGQVYAMKIMNKWDMLKRGEVSCFREERDVLVNGDRRWITQLHFAFQDENYLYLVMEYYVGGDLLTLLSKFGERIPAEMARFYLAEIVMAIDSVHRLGYVHRDIKPDNILLDRCGHIRLADFGSCLKLRADGTVRSMVAVGTPDYLSPEILQAVGGRPGTGSYGPECDWWALGVFAYEMFYGQTPFYADSTAETYGKIVHYREHLSLPLADEGVPEEARDLIQQLLCPPEIRLGRGGAGDFRTHPFFFGLDWDGLRDSMPPFTPDFEGATDTCNFDLVEDGLTAMVSGGGETLSDIQEGAPLGVHLPFVGYSYSCMALRDSEVPGPTPMELEAEQLLEPHVQAPSLEPSVSPPDETAEVAVPAVIPAAEAEAEVTLRELQEALEEEVLTRQSLSREMEAIRTANQNFASQLREAEARNRDLEAHVRQLQERMELLQAEGATDGPPAVALGQCPLVGPGPMHRRHLLLPARVPRPGLSEALSLLLFAAALASAATLGCAGLVAHAGQLTPIWRRPGAALAP
- the DMPK gene encoding myotonin-protein kinase isoform X7, which gives rise to MSAEVRLRRLQQLVLDPGFLGLEPLLDLLLGVHQELGASELAQDKYVADFLQWAEPIVGRLKEVRLQREDFEILKVIGRGAFSEVAVVKMKQTGQVYAMKIMNKWDMLKRGEVSCFREERDVLVNGDRRWITQLHFAFQDENYLYLVMEYYVGGDLLTLLSKFGERIPAEMARFYLAEIVMAIDSVHRLGYVHRDIKPDNILLDRCGHIRLADFGSCLKLRADGTVRSMVAVGTPDYLSPEILQAVGGRPGTGSYGPECDWWALGVFAYEMFYGQTPFYADSTAETYGKIVHYREHLSLPLADEGVPEEARDLIQQLLCPPEIRLGRGGAGDFRTHPFFFGLDWDGLRDSMPPFTPDFEGATDTCNFDLVEDGLTAMVSGGGETLSDIQEGAPLGVHLPFVGYSYSCMALRDSEVPGPTPMELEAEQLLEPHVQAPSLEPSVSPPDETAEVAVPAVIPAAEAEAEVTLRELQEALEEEVLTRQSLSREMEAIRTANQNFASQLREAEARNRDLEAHVRQLQERMELLQAEGATARWPPGRGSGPVPAGGARPHAPPPPAAPCQGP
- the DMPK gene encoding myotonin-protein kinase isoform X8 — protein: MSAEVRLRRLQQLVLDPGFLGLEPLLDLLLGVHQELGASELAQDKYVADFLQWAEPIVGRLKEVRLQREDFEILKVIGRGAFSEVAVVKMKQTGQVYAMKIMNKWDMLKRGEVSCFREERDVLVNGDRRWITQLHFAFQDENYLYLVMEYYVGGDLLTLLSKFGERIPAEMARFYLAEIVMAIDSVHRLGYVHRDIKPDNILLDRCGHIRLADFGSCLKLRADGTVRSMVAVGTPDYLSPEILQAVGGRPGTGSYGPECDWWALGVFAYEMFYGQTPFYADSTAETYGKIVHYREHLSLPLADEGVPEEARDLIQQLLCPPEIRLGRGGAGDFRTHPFFFGLDWDGLRDSMPPFTPDFEGATDTCNFDLVEDGLTAMETLSDIQEGAPLGVHLPFVGYSYSCMALRDSEVPGPTPMELEAEQLLEPHVQAPSLEPSVSPPDETAEVAVPAVIPAAEAEAEVTLRELQEALEEEVLTRQSLSREMEAIRTANQNFASQLREAEARNRDLEAHVRQLQERMELLQAEGATARWPPGRGSGPVPAGGARPHAPPPPAAPCQGP
- the DMPK gene encoding myotonin-protein kinase isoform X9, producing MSAEVRLRRLQQLVLDPGFLGLEPLLDLLLGVHQELGASELAQDKYVADFLQWAEPIVGRLKEVRLQREDFEILKVIGRGAFSEVAVVKMKQTGQVYAMKIMNKWDMLKRGEVSCFREERDVLVNGDRRWITQLHFAFQDENYLYLVMEYYVGGDLLTLLSKFGERIPAEMARFYLAEIVMAIDSVHRLGYVHRDIKPDNILLDRCGHIRLADFGSCLKLRADGTVRSMVAVGTPDYLSPEILQAVGGRPGTGSYGPECDWWALGVFAYEMFYGQTPFYADSTAETYGKIVHYREHLSLPLADEGVPEEARDLIQQLLCPPEIRLGRGGAGDFRTHPFFFGLDWDGLRDSMPPFTPDFEGATDTCNFDLVEDGLTAMVSGGGETLSDIQEGAPLGVHLPFVGYSYSCMALRDSEVPGPTPMELEAEQLLEPHVQAPSLEPSVSPPDETAEVAVPAVIPAAEAEAEVTLRELQEALEEEVLTRQSLSREMEAIRTANQNFASQLREAEARNRDLEAHVRQLQERMELLQAEGATGP